A portion of the Stigmatella aurantiaca DW4/3-1 genome contains these proteins:
- a CDS encoding cytochrome C encodes MGAALSLAGVLLGSAACDDDDETPNPPADGGTDGGTDGGTDGGTDGGTDGGDVGQLSESAAKGLEILGFPLDVSGLTTAQKEQIGRGSYLVNAVGECSGCHNYNSANAPPQYMGGGTPYPIGPGAVVYARNLTSDPDVGMKLTEAEFVEAMQTGRDYLSENDEEVMIVMPWVGYRWMSTADLKAIYAFLRKVPAVKNAVPADIKGPAGAGRPIPFPANFTDGDVSRAIPADDAEYPGFATRGLALQPLADPPGLAGFSAEDKAKYGRGSYLVNAVAECNSCHTNPDRNYAPGPNPNFGKVTTAAYLTGGRVFDVPPGLNAMTGYSRTLGANLLGATHSRLPDTYETFRDIMTSGKVAGPEPRRPLGFPMSSAAEAYAKMLDSDLQDIYFYLKSQPRRTGAADKQPQPPTRFCTADTDCANFGGTCNMSSTPGQGINQCVGSTCTQDSECGACQTCTAGKCAAPEASSSCPTGGI; translated from the coding sequence ATGGGCGCCGCCCTGTCCCTGGCGGGGGTGCTGTTGGGCTCCGCGGCCTGTGATGATGACGACGAGACGCCCAACCCCCCCGCGGACGGAGGCACCGACGGGGGCACGGACGGAGGCACCGACGGAGGCACCGACGGAGGCACCGACGGGGGCGATGTCGGCCAGCTCTCGGAGTCGGCGGCCAAGGGCTTGGAGATCCTGGGGTTTCCGCTCGATGTGAGCGGACTCACCACGGCCCAGAAGGAGCAGATCGGCCGCGGCAGCTACCTGGTCAACGCCGTGGGTGAGTGCAGCGGGTGCCACAACTACAACTCGGCGAATGCCCCCCCCCAGTACATGGGGGGCGGGACGCCGTACCCCATCGGGCCGGGCGCGGTCGTTTACGCGCGCAACCTGACGTCGGATCCGGACGTCGGCATGAAGCTGACCGAGGCGGAGTTCGTCGAGGCCATGCAGACGGGCAGGGACTACCTCAGCGAAAATGACGAAGAGGTGATGATCGTCATGCCCTGGGTGGGCTACCGCTGGATGTCCACGGCGGACCTGAAGGCCATTTACGCCTTCCTCCGGAAGGTCCCCGCGGTGAAGAACGCGGTCCCCGCGGACATCAAGGGCCCCGCGGGTGCCGGACGCCCCATCCCCTTCCCCGCCAACTTCACCGACGGTGATGTCTCCCGCGCGATTCCAGCGGACGACGCGGAGTACCCGGGTTTTGCCACCCGTGGCCTGGCGCTCCAGCCGCTGGCGGATCCCCCGGGCCTGGCGGGCTTCAGCGCCGAGGACAAGGCGAAGTACGGGCGCGGCAGCTACCTGGTCAACGCCGTGGCGGAGTGCAACAGCTGCCACACCAACCCCGACCGCAACTACGCCCCGGGTCCGAACCCGAACTTCGGCAAGGTGACCACGGCTGCCTACCTGACGGGCGGCCGGGTGTTCGATGTGCCGCCTGGGCTGAACGCGATGACGGGCTACTCGCGCACGCTGGGGGCCAACCTGCTGGGTGCGACCCACAGCCGCCTGCCCGATACCTACGAGACCTTCCGTGACATCATGACCAGCGGAAAGGTCGCGGGCCCCGAGCCCCGGAGGCCGCTGGGCTTCCCCATGTCCTCCGCGGCCGAGGCTTACGCGAAGATGCTCGATAGCGACCTTCAGGACATCTACTTCTACCTGAAGAGCCAGCCCCGCCGCACGGGCGCCGCCGATAAGCAGCCGCAGCCGCCCACGCGCTTCTGCACGGCGGACACGGACTGCGCCAACTTCGGCGGAACCTGCAACATGAGCTCCACCCCGGGTCAGGGCATCAACCAGTGTGTGGGCAGCACCTGCACGCAGGACTCGGAATGTGGCGCCTGCCAGACCTGCACGGCGGGCAAGTGCGCGGCCCCCGAGGCCTCGTCCTCGTGTCCGACGGGCGGAATCTAA
- a CDS encoding 30S ribosomal protein S1 — protein sequence MQQNVNQQIGPEAGDEDFAAMFEASLKERGGDGILKEGEIVKGTVVQVTKDYAIVDIGYKSEGQVPISEFTSPRGEITVKAGDAVEVLLESRENDTGMVVLSKEKADKMRIWDEISAACERDEIVKGTIVGRVKGGLSVDIGVKAFLPGSQVDIRPVRNLDQYISKEFEFKVIKFNKKRGNIVLSRRVLLEKQREEMKKETLKNLKEGAVLKGVVKNLTDYGAFIDLGGIDGLLHITDMSWGRIGHPSEMFNVGDEVRVVVLKFDPAQERVSLGLKQIQEDPWHRADEKYPVGTRVRGKVVSITDYGAFIEIEQGVEGLVHVSEMSWTKRLKHPSKILEVGQEVEAVVLDIDPKAKRIALGMKQIEQNPWTLLEDKYPIGSVIKGQIRNVTDFGIFVGVEEGVDGLVHVSDISWTQRIKHPGELYKKGDEVEAVMLNIDVENERFSLGIKQLQPDPWETLSERTPVGSRVKGKVTKVTDFGAFVEIEPGIEGLVHVSELREERVENPRDVVQEAQEVDVKIIDINTQDRKVALSIKALIGEGSDDYREYLRKQAEGSKARLGDVMASKLKK from the coding sequence ATGCAGCAGAACGTGAACCAGCAGATTGGACCGGAGGCAGGCGACGAGGATTTTGCCGCGATGTTCGAGGCGTCGCTCAAGGAGCGCGGTGGTGACGGCATCCTCAAGGAGGGGGAGATCGTCAAGGGCACCGTCGTTCAGGTGACGAAGGACTACGCGATCGTCGACATCGGCTACAAGTCCGAGGGCCAAGTTCCGATCTCCGAGTTCACCAGCCCCCGCGGCGAGATCACCGTCAAGGCCGGTGACGCCGTCGAGGTCCTCCTGGAGAGCCGTGAGAACGACACCGGCATGGTCGTCCTCTCCAAGGAGAAGGCCGACAAGATGCGCATCTGGGACGAGATCAGCGCCGCCTGCGAGCGCGACGAGATCGTCAAGGGCACCATCGTGGGCCGCGTCAAGGGAGGCCTCTCCGTCGATATCGGAGTGAAGGCGTTCCTGCCCGGCAGCCAGGTGGACATCCGCCCTGTGCGCAACCTTGACCAGTACATCTCGAAAGAGTTCGAGTTCAAGGTCATCAAGTTCAACAAGAAGCGCGGCAACATTGTCCTCTCCCGCCGCGTGCTCCTCGAGAAGCAGCGCGAGGAGATGAAGAAGGAGACCCTCAAGAACCTCAAGGAGGGTGCGGTCCTCAAGGGCGTGGTCAAGAACCTCACCGACTACGGCGCCTTCATCGACCTGGGCGGCATCGACGGCCTGCTGCACATCACCGACATGTCCTGGGGCCGCATCGGCCACCCGTCGGAGATGTTCAACGTGGGCGACGAAGTCCGCGTCGTCGTCCTCAAGTTCGACCCGGCGCAGGAGCGCGTCAGCCTCGGTCTCAAGCAGATCCAGGAGGATCCGTGGCACCGCGCCGACGAGAAGTACCCGGTCGGCACCCGCGTGCGCGGCAAGGTCGTCTCCATCACCGACTACGGCGCCTTCATCGAGATCGAGCAGGGCGTCGAGGGTCTGGTGCACGTGTCCGAGATGTCCTGGACCAAGCGCCTCAAGCACCCGTCCAAGATCCTGGAGGTCGGCCAGGAGGTGGAGGCCGTCGTCCTGGACATCGATCCGAAGGCCAAGCGCATCGCGCTCGGCATGAAGCAGATCGAGCAGAACCCCTGGACGCTGCTCGAGGACAAGTACCCGATCGGCTCCGTCATCAAGGGTCAGATCCGCAACGTCACCGACTTCGGCATCTTCGTCGGCGTCGAGGAGGGTGTGGACGGCCTGGTGCACGTGTCCGACATCTCGTGGACCCAGCGCATCAAGCACCCGGGCGAGCTCTACAAGAAGGGCGACGAGGTCGAGGCGGTGATGCTCAACATCGACGTCGAGAACGAGCGCTTCAGCCTGGGCATCAAGCAGCTCCAGCCGGATCCCTGGGAGACGCTCTCCGAGCGCACCCCGGTGGGCAGCCGCGTGAAGGGCAAGGTCACCAAGGTCACCGACTTCGGCGCGTTCGTGGAGATCGAGCCGGGCATCGAGGGTCTGGTGCACGTGTCCGAGCTGCGTGAGGAGCGCGTGGAGAACCCCCGCGACGTGGTGCAGGAGGCCCAGGAGGTCGATGTGAAGATCATCGACATCAACACCCAGGACCGGAAGGTGGCGCTGTCGATCAAGGCGCTCATCGGCGAGGGCTCGGATGACTACCGCGAGTACCTGCGCAAGCAGGCCGAGGGCAGCAAGGCGCGCCTCGGCGACGTGATGGCGAGCAAGCTGAAGAAGTAG
- a CDS encoding carbohydrate porin — MYGRMGATWNPQTGRFVHGKYINLLGNALGGRFEEGDYLEPTIKLHIVKPVAEEPAKPYYHVVVTPAMYSNTGSYLGASTPGFSISQAYLEAGNVLTQDLTLWVGQRFYRSTDVHIADIFFFNALVSQGAGLKYKGLDLAVLLQTSQAPGLYSVVDPDTNVRFDRQRTTFVGQYILPVAEKHSVNFLGEFHLLPANKTRLTDEGVNIQESDIGYAVGVKGRLDLGDGSFNELSVRFGGGIANGAFSASPTFATFGRPNEDGKYSGALGIEAVEHLLYNVNPLLTLNAYGILQHSKGADDGERTSAAVGINSGTNFVVGVRSFLYLHDNFHLVNEATFQGFKAELPEGVEDPGMPTAFRFSIVPTIVPSGLRSAWARPQIRLIYSLAIFNQAEVDLLDRGTYGLPVSPYLQDFGPKKFGHYVGTRAEWWF, encoded by the coding sequence ATGTACGGCCGCATGGGCGCCACCTGGAATCCCCAGACTGGCCGCTTCGTGCACGGCAAGTACATCAACCTCTTGGGCAATGCGCTGGGAGGGCGCTTCGAGGAAGGCGACTACCTCGAGCCCACCATCAAGCTGCACATCGTCAAGCCCGTGGCGGAGGAGCCCGCCAAGCCCTACTACCACGTGGTGGTCACCCCCGCGATGTACTCGAACACGGGCTCGTACCTCGGCGCCTCGACCCCGGGCTTCTCCATCTCCCAGGCCTACCTCGAGGCGGGCAACGTGCTCACCCAGGATCTGACGCTCTGGGTCGGCCAGCGCTTCTACCGCAGCACCGACGTGCACATCGCCGATATCTTCTTCTTCAATGCCCTCGTCTCGCAGGGCGCCGGCCTGAAGTACAAGGGGCTGGACCTGGCGGTGCTGCTGCAGACCTCCCAGGCCCCTGGCCTGTACAGCGTCGTGGACCCGGACACGAACGTTCGCTTCGACCGTCAGCGCACCACGTTCGTGGGCCAGTACATCCTGCCGGTGGCCGAGAAGCACTCGGTGAACTTCCTGGGTGAGTTCCACCTGCTGCCCGCCAACAAGACGCGCCTCACCGATGAGGGCGTGAACATCCAGGAAAGCGACATCGGCTACGCGGTGGGCGTCAAGGGCCGCCTGGACCTGGGCGACGGCAGCTTCAACGAGCTGTCGGTGCGCTTCGGCGGCGGCATCGCCAACGGCGCCTTCAGCGCCTCCCCGACGTTCGCGACCTTCGGCCGGCCCAACGAGGACGGCAAGTACAGCGGCGCGCTGGGCATCGAGGCGGTGGAGCACTTGCTCTACAACGTGAACCCGCTGCTCACCCTGAACGCGTACGGCATCCTCCAGCACAGCAAGGGCGCGGATGACGGGGAGCGGACCAGCGCGGCGGTCGGAATCAACAGCGGCACGAACTTCGTGGTGGGCGTGCGCAGCTTCCTGTACCTGCACGACAACTTCCACCTGGTCAACGAGGCGACGTTCCAGGGCTTCAAGGCGGAGCTGCCCGAGGGCGTGGAGGATCCGGGCATGCCCACGGCCTTCCGCTTCTCCATCGTCCCCACGATCGTCCCGTCCGGCCTGCGCTCGGCCTGGGCCCGCCCGCAGATCCGCCTCATCTACTCGCTGGCCATCTTCAACCAGGCCGAAGTGGACCTGCTGGACCGGGGCACCTACGGCCTGCCCGTGTCCCCGTACCTCCAGGACTTTGGCCCGAAGAAGTTCGGCCACTACGTCGGCACCCGCGCCGAGTGGTGGTTCTAG
- a CDS encoding ABC transporter substrate-binding protein → MKKVLAGLVAAAALITPELAQAEKVVIACGSVGQEKELCTQGAQAWAKKSGHTVEIMSVPTDAGQQLAQFQQLLAAGSTDLDVVRIDVIWPGIVANYFIDLKPYFPEDVLKQHFQPIVKNNTVNGKLIAIPWFIEAGLLYYRKDLLEKHGQKPPTTWQELAQTAKTIVDAEKKAGNDKLVGFVFQGKSYEGLTCNALEWVDSFGGGTIVDPSGQVTINNPKAVEAIDFMASLVGNVVPKGVLSYEEEGARGAFQSGNAVFMRNWPYAWALANSKDSPIKGKVEVMALPKGGADGKATGALGGWQLGVSKFSAHPDVAADLVKYLAGPEEQKRRALVGAFNPTIMSLYKDEELLKANPFFGSLYDTFTNAVPRPTITGSKYNQVSTEFRNAVYSTLSGKGKAADNLKKVDAKLKSLGKNGKW, encoded by the coding sequence ATGAAGAAGGTACTGGCAGGGCTTGTGGCCGCGGCGGCGCTCATCACCCCGGAGCTGGCGCAGGCGGAGAAGGTCGTCATTGCCTGTGGCAGCGTGGGACAAGAGAAGGAGCTGTGCACGCAGGGCGCGCAGGCGTGGGCGAAGAAGAGCGGCCACACCGTGGAGATCATGAGCGTGCCGACCGACGCCGGTCAGCAGCTGGCGCAGTTCCAGCAGCTGCTCGCCGCGGGCTCGACGGACCTGGACGTCGTGCGCATCGACGTCATCTGGCCGGGCATCGTCGCCAACTACTTCATCGACCTGAAGCCTTACTTTCCGGAGGACGTGCTGAAGCAGCACTTCCAACCGATCGTGAAGAACAACACGGTGAACGGGAAGCTGATCGCCATCCCCTGGTTCATCGAGGCGGGCCTGCTCTACTACCGCAAGGACCTGCTGGAGAAGCACGGGCAGAAGCCACCCACCACGTGGCAGGAGTTGGCGCAGACGGCCAAGACCATCGTGGACGCGGAGAAGAAGGCGGGCAACGACAAGCTCGTGGGCTTCGTGTTCCAGGGCAAGTCGTACGAGGGCCTGACGTGCAACGCGCTGGAGTGGGTGGACTCCTTCGGCGGCGGGACGATCGTGGACCCCAGTGGCCAGGTCACCATCAACAACCCGAAGGCCGTGGAAGCCATTGATTTCATGGCGTCGCTGGTGGGCAACGTGGTGCCCAAGGGCGTGCTGAGCTACGAGGAGGAAGGGGCGCGCGGGGCGTTCCAGTCGGGCAACGCGGTGTTCATGCGCAACTGGCCGTATGCCTGGGCGCTGGCGAACTCCAAGGACAGCCCGATCAAGGGCAAGGTGGAGGTCATGGCGCTGCCCAAGGGCGGCGCGGACGGCAAGGCGACGGGCGCGCTCGGCGGGTGGCAGCTCGGGGTGTCGAAGTTCTCCGCGCACCCGGACGTGGCCGCGGACCTGGTGAAGTACCTGGCGGGCCCCGAGGAGCAGAAGCGCCGCGCGCTGGTGGGCGCCTTCAACCCCACCATCATGAGCCTCTACAAGGACGAGGAGCTGCTCAAGGCCAACCCGTTCTTCGGCAGCCTCTATGACACCTTCACCAACGCGGTGCCGCGGCCGACCATCACCGGCTCGAAGTACAACCAGGTGAGCACCGAGTTCCGCAACGCGGTCTACTCCACGCTGTCGGGCAAGGGTAAGGCGGCCGACAATCTCAAGAAGGTGGACGCGAAGCTCAAGAGCCTCGGCAAGAACGGGAAGTGGTAA